The Planococcus liqunii genome includes a region encoding these proteins:
- a CDS encoding TetR/AcrR family transcriptional regulator, which translates to MVKKDKPKYKQIVDAAVIVIAENGYHQAQVSKIAKQAGVADGTIYLYFKNKEDILISVFQEKMGMFVEKLEHILTQEVSASEKLRLMIESHFGLLSGDLHLAIVTQLELRQSNHEIRMKINGVLREYLLQMDKILVKGMEDGEFDKDMDIRLARQMVFGTMDETITTWVMNDHKYDLVDLAPKVHRLLMKGMRA; encoded by the coding sequence TTGGTAAAGAAGGATAAACCGAAATACAAGCAAATCGTTGATGCAGCAGTGATTGTTATTGCTGAAAATGGCTATCATCAAGCGCAGGTCTCGAAGATTGCGAAACAGGCCGGAGTTGCGGACGGAACGATTTATTTATATTTCAAAAACAAAGAGGATATCCTCATTTCTGTTTTTCAGGAAAAAATGGGCATGTTCGTCGAGAAGCTGGAACACATTCTTACACAAGAAGTATCGGCTTCCGAAAAGCTCCGGTTGATGATCGAAAGCCACTTCGGACTTCTTTCAGGCGATCTGCATCTCGCCATCGTCACCCAGCTCGAACTCAGGCAGTCCAACCATGAGATCCGCATGAAAATAAATGGTGTGTTGCGGGAATATTTATTGCAGATGGACAAGATTTTAGTCAAAGGGATGGAAGATGGCGAATTTGACAAAGATATGGACATCAGACTCGCAAGGCAAATGGTTTTTGGTACAATGGATGAGACGATTACCACTTGGGTAATGAACGATCATAAATATGATTTAGTCGATTTGGCGCCGAAAGTTCATCGCTTGTTGATGAAGGGGATGCGCGCTTAA
- a CDS encoding enoyl-CoA hydratase produces MEFISWKKEDGVAIATINRPPANALSRSLILEVDQLLNEVENDDEVRVVLLHGEGRFFSAGADIKEFTEVSSGEEFSKLSASGQQVFERVETFHKPVIAAIHGAALGGGLELAMSCHMRFVSENAKLGLPELQLGLIPGFAGTQRLPRYVGVAKAAEMLLTSDPISGTEAAQLGLANRAYAEEDLLSETLSIAKKIAKKSPVSVKAAIQMLQYAKPASYFEGVDAEAESFGTVFVSEDAKEGIQAFLEKREAQFKGK; encoded by the coding sequence ATGGAATTTATCAGTTGGAAAAAAGAAGACGGTGTGGCGATAGCTACAATCAACCGCCCGCCGGCAAATGCTTTATCGCGTTCACTCATTCTTGAAGTGGACCAGCTGTTGAACGAAGTGGAAAATGACGATGAAGTCCGTGTGGTCTTATTGCACGGAGAAGGCCGTTTCTTTTCTGCTGGAGCAGACATCAAAGAGTTTACAGAAGTTTCTTCAGGCGAAGAATTTTCGAAATTATCAGCGAGTGGCCAACAGGTTTTCGAACGTGTTGAAACTTTCCACAAACCGGTGATTGCAGCAATTCACGGTGCAGCGCTTGGCGGAGGGCTTGAATTGGCGATGAGCTGCCACATGCGATTCGTTTCAGAAAATGCTAAACTGGGATTGCCGGAACTTCAGCTTGGGCTGATTCCTGGTTTTGCAGGCACACAGCGTCTGCCGAGATACGTCGGAGTGGCGAAAGCAGCTGAAATGCTGTTGACGAGCGATCCGATTTCAGGCACGGAAGCGGCTCAACTGGGGCTTGCGAACCGGGCTTATGCCGAAGAGGACTTACTTTCGGAAACGCTTTCAATTGCAAAGAAAATTGCGAAGAAAAGCCCGGTATCGGTAAAAGCGGCAATCCAGATGCTGCAATACGCGAAGCCTGCTTCTTATTTTGAAGGGGTAGACGCCGAGGCGGAATCATTCGGCACCGTCTTCGTATCGGAAGACGCAAAAGAAGGCATCCAGGCTTTCCTGGAAAAACGCGAAGCACAATTTAAAGGGAAATAA
- a CDS encoding electron transfer flavoprotein subunit beta/FixA family protein yields the protein MNIYVLVKRTFDTEEKIVVSGGKIQEDGAEFIINPYDEYAIEEAITVRDEHGGEVTVVTMGGEEAEKQLRTALAMGADKAVLINIEDDLEEMDQFTSAYILAEYLKDKEPDLILTGNVAIDGGSGQVGPRVADLLGINYVTTITDLKIDGSTVTIVRDIEGDAEELETSLPLLVTAQQGLNEPRYPSLPGIMKAKKKPLEELELDDLDIEEDDVEAKTETIEVYLPPKKAAGRVLEGDLTNQVSELVSLLRNEAKVI from the coding sequence ATGAACATTTATGTATTGGTAAAACGTACGTTTGACACAGAAGAAAAAATCGTCGTTTCTGGTGGCAAAATCCAGGAAGACGGCGCGGAATTCATCATTAATCCATACGATGAATACGCGATTGAAGAAGCCATCACTGTCCGCGATGAGCACGGCGGGGAAGTAACAGTTGTCACAATGGGCGGAGAAGAAGCTGAAAAACAGCTGCGCACAGCATTGGCTATGGGTGCTGACAAAGCAGTTTTGATCAATATTGAAGATGATTTAGAAGAAATGGACCAGTTTACTTCTGCGTACATACTGGCTGAATACTTGAAAGACAAAGAGCCGGATCTGATTTTGACAGGGAACGTCGCTATTGACGGCGGATCTGGACAAGTCGGGCCTCGCGTAGCTGATTTGCTCGGCATCAACTACGTAACAACGATCACTGATTTGAAAATCGATGGTTCTACTGTAACGATCGTCCGCGACATCGAAGGGGATGCAGAAGAACTTGAAACGTCATTGCCATTGTTGGTAACTGCACAGCAAGGCTTGAACGAACCGCGTTATCCATCACTTCCAGGAATCATGAAAGCAAAGAAAAAGCCGCTTGAAGAACTGGAACTGGATGACCTGGATATCGAAGAAGACGATGTAGAAGCGAAAACAGAAACAATTGAAGTTTACTTGCCGCCGAAAAAAGCTGCAGGCCGCGTCCTTGAAGGCGATTTGACAAACCAAGTATCTGAATTGGTCAGCCTGCTTCGCAACGAAGCGAAAGTTATATAA
- a CDS encoding electron transfer flavoprotein subunit alpha/FixB family protein: MSKKVLVLAETREGALRNVSFEAIAAAKQVSDGGEVVAVLLGDAVSEFGAELVNYGADRVVTVEHPHLKHYTSDGYGQALMAVVEQESPEALVFGHTAVGKDLSPKIATKLQSGLISDVTAIEGEGDDAVFVRPIFSGKAFEKVKNKDGVLFFTVRPNNIAPLAREERSGDVSSLSVDITNLRTIIKNVVRKSAEGVDLSEAKVIIAGGRGVKSADGFAPLQELANLLGGAVGASRGACDADYVDYSLQIGQTGKVVTPDLYIAAGISGAIQHLAGMSNSKVIVAINKDPEANIFKVADYGIVGDLFEVIPMLTEEFKKVM, translated from the coding sequence ATGTCGAAAAAAGTATTAGTATTGGCGGAAACGCGCGAAGGCGCGTTGCGCAATGTCTCATTCGAAGCAATTGCTGCTGCAAAACAAGTTTCTGATGGCGGAGAAGTGGTAGCTGTCCTGCTAGGGGACGCTGTCAGCGAATTTGGAGCAGAATTGGTAAACTACGGTGCGGACCGTGTAGTAACAGTCGAACACCCGCATTTGAAGCACTATACATCTGATGGCTATGGCCAGGCACTTATGGCAGTTGTCGAACAGGAAAGCCCGGAAGCACTTGTTTTCGGCCACACAGCGGTCGGCAAAGACTTGTCGCCGAAAATTGCAACGAAGTTGCAATCCGGTTTGATTTCTGACGTAACTGCTATTGAAGGCGAAGGCGATGATGCTGTATTTGTTCGTCCGATCTTCTCTGGTAAAGCGTTTGAAAAAGTGAAAAACAAAGATGGTGTGTTGTTCTTCACGGTACGTCCGAACAACATCGCACCGCTTGCAAGAGAAGAACGTTCAGGCGACGTTAGCTCATTGTCTGTTGACATCACAAACTTGCGCACAATCATCAAAAACGTTGTCCGCAAATCCGCTGAAGGGGTTGACCTTTCCGAAGCGAAAGTGATTATTGCAGGAGGCCGCGGCGTGAAGAGTGCAGACGGTTTTGCACCGCTTCAGGAATTGGCGAACTTGCTTGGCGGCGCTGTAGGCGCTTCGCGTGGAGCTTGTGACGCGGATTACGTGGACTACTCGCTGCAAATCGGCCAAACAGGAAAAGTGGTAACACCGGACCTTTACATTGCAGCCGGCATTTCAGGAGCCATCCAGCATTTGGCTGGCATGTCCAACTCGAAAGTCATCGTGGCAATCAACAAAGATCCAGAAGCGAATATTTTCAAAGTCGCAGATTACGGCATCGTGGGCGACTTGTTTGAAGTTATTCCAATGTTGACTGAAGAATTTAAAAAGGTTATGTAA
- the trxA gene encoding thioredoxin produces MAIVHGTDQNFSQEISEGLVLVDFWATWCGPCKMIAPVLEELDAEMSDKVKIVKVDVDENQETAGKYGIMSIPTLLLMKDGETVDKVVGFRPKEALAELVNQHA; encoded by the coding sequence ATGGCAATTGTACACGGAACAGATCAGAACTTTTCACAAGAAATCTCAGAAGGTTTAGTATTAGTAGATTTTTGGGCTACATGGTGCGGACCTTGTAAAATGATTGCTCCAGTATTGGAAGAATTAGACGCTGAAATGAGCGATAAAGTAAAAATCGTAAAAGTAGACGTCGACGAAAACCAAGAAACTGCCGGCAAATACGGCATCATGTCAATTCCGACTCTTCTATTGATGAAAGACGGAGAAACAGTTGACAAAGTGGTTGGATTCAGACCAAAAGAAGCTTTGGCAGAATTGGTTAATCAACACGCATAA
- the uvrC gene encoding excinuclease ABC subunit UvrC, with product MANELIQHKLAILPDQPGCYLMKDRQNTIIYVGKAKVLKNRVRSYFTGSHDAKTQRLVGEIVDFEYIVTNSEKEALILELNLIKKHDPKYNIMLKDDKTYPYLKITGERHPKLIITRQVKRDKGKYFGPYPNAYAASETKKLLDRLYPLRKCHTMPDRACLYYHMGQCLAPCIKPVEKETYQEMIDGITKFLNGGFREVKEQLVEKMSEASENLEFERAKEYRDQISHIETVMEKQKMAMNDFTNRDVFAYAVDKGWMCVQVFFVRQGKLIERDVSLFPLYRDPQDEFMTYLGQFYEQSHHMKPNEVLVPEGVDADLVREWLDIRVLVPQRGKKKDLVELAKKNADIAIKEKFGLLERQEERTVGACLELGEAMNIATPLRIEAFDNSHIQGADAVSAMITFIDGKPSKKDYRKYKTRNASKPDDYAAMREVIRRRYSRVLKDGLPLPDLIVIDGGKGQMESAREILEDELGLSIPIAGLAKDAKHQTSQLLYGDPIEVVPLKRTSEAFYLLQRIQDEVHRFVITFHRQLRGKNSIQSALDNLEGVGPKRKQQLLKHFGSVKKIKEATVDELKEAGMPLSLATSIQQHFAQQALPSEQ from the coding sequence ATGGCAAACGAACTGATTCAACATAAATTAGCAATCCTTCCCGACCAGCCCGGCTGTTATCTAATGAAAGACCGCCAAAATACGATTATCTATGTCGGCAAGGCAAAGGTGCTGAAAAACCGCGTGCGGTCGTATTTTACGGGAAGCCATGACGCCAAAACGCAGCGGTTGGTAGGGGAAATCGTGGATTTTGAATATATCGTCACCAATTCCGAAAAAGAAGCATTGATTTTGGAATTGAATTTGATCAAAAAGCATGATCCGAAATACAATATCATGCTGAAAGACGACAAAACCTATCCGTACTTGAAAATTACGGGTGAGCGCCATCCGAAGTTGATCATTACGCGCCAAGTTAAGCGCGATAAAGGCAAATACTTCGGACCTTATCCAAATGCCTACGCGGCAAGTGAAACGAAGAAATTGCTCGACCGGCTGTATCCGCTCCGGAAATGCCACACGATGCCGGACCGCGCCTGCCTTTATTACCATATGGGGCAGTGCCTGGCGCCGTGCATCAAACCGGTGGAAAAGGAAACATACCAGGAAATGATCGACGGCATTACGAAATTCCTGAACGGCGGATTCCGGGAAGTGAAAGAGCAGCTCGTCGAAAAAATGTCTGAGGCTTCCGAAAACCTGGAGTTTGAGCGGGCGAAGGAATACCGCGACCAAATCTCGCATATTGAAACGGTTATGGAAAAACAGAAAATGGCGATGAACGATTTTACCAACCGCGATGTATTTGCCTATGCAGTCGACAAAGGCTGGATGTGCGTGCAGGTGTTTTTCGTGCGCCAAGGCAAACTGATCGAACGGGACGTTTCGCTGTTTCCGCTGTACCGCGACCCGCAGGACGAATTCATGACGTACCTCGGGCAATTCTACGAGCAGTCGCACCATATGAAACCGAACGAAGTGCTGGTGCCGGAAGGCGTCGATGCGGACCTGGTGCGCGAATGGCTTGATATCCGGGTGCTGGTGCCGCAGCGCGGCAAGAAAAAAGACTTGGTGGAACTGGCGAAGAAAAATGCCGACATTGCCATCAAGGAAAAGTTCGGGCTGTTGGAGCGCCAAGAAGAGCGGACGGTCGGAGCTTGCTTGGAGCTTGGCGAAGCGATGAATATCGCCACTCCACTCCGCATTGAAGCATTCGATAACTCGCATATTCAGGGAGCCGACGCCGTATCCGCGATGATCACATTTATCGACGGCAAGCCATCGAAAAAAGACTACCGCAAATACAAAACCCGCAATGCGTCAAAACCGGATGATTATGCCGCTATGCGGGAAGTGATTCGGCGCCGCTATTCGCGTGTGTTGAAAGACGGCCTGCCTTTGCCGGATTTGATTGTCATTGACGGCGGGAAAGGGCAAATGGAGTCCGCACGTGAAATCTTGGAAGACGAACTGGGCTTGTCGATTCCGATCGCCGGCCTGGCAAAAGACGCCAAGCACCAGACGTCCCAGCTGCTTTACGGAGATCCGATTGAAGTGGTGCCGCTGAAGCGTACGAGTGAAGCGTTTTATCTATTGCAGCGCATCCAGGACGAAGTTCACCGGTTCGTCATCACGTTCCACCGCCAGCTGCGCGGGAAGAATTCGATCCAGTCGGCCCTCGATAACTTGGAAGGCGTCGGGCCAAAACGCAAACAGCAGCTGCTGAAGCATTTCGGTTCCGTCAAGAAAATCAAAGAAGCGACAGTAGATGAGTTGAAGGAAGCGGGCATGCCGCTAAGCCTTGCGACATCCATCCAGCAGCATTTTGCCCAGCAGGCATTGCCAAGCGAGCAATAA
- a CDS encoding aspartate kinase: MKTVVMKFGGTSVATPEKIIGVAKRAIREKEKGHRVVIVVSAMGKTTDTLLALAGEISAEPSKREMDMLLATGEQVTISLLAMAFKSLGHEALSFTGWQAGIETESVPRNARIETIHTERLERVLDNGYICVVAGFQGVDRIGNITTLGRGGSDTTAVALAAALGADKCEIYTDVDGVYTSDPRSVTGARKLEQISYDEMLELANLGAGVLHPRAVEFAKNNKVPLSVRASYSDEPGTIIQEVITVEKNLIVRGVAFEPGIARVTVSYKKPFNGSLANIFTKLAEHHIDVDIIVQSITDEFPPSVSFSIKEESLEETKRVLNEFQEDIRFSAANYEVGLSKVSIVGSGMVSNPGVAAQMFDILRVQGIPVKMVSTSEIKISVVVPGTDMKEAANALHDAFGLSE, encoded by the coding sequence ATGAAAACAGTCGTAATGAAATTTGGCGGGACTTCTGTGGCAACACCGGAAAAAATCATCGGTGTCGCCAAACGGGCAATCCGGGAAAAAGAAAAAGGCCATCGGGTCGTGATTGTTGTGTCCGCAATGGGCAAAACGACTGATACACTGCTAGCATTGGCAGGAGAGATATCAGCGGAGCCGTCAAAACGGGAAATGGACATGCTGCTCGCTACTGGCGAACAAGTGACCATTTCACTGTTGGCGATGGCGTTTAAATCGTTGGGCCATGAAGCGCTGTCGTTTACCGGCTGGCAAGCAGGCATTGAAACGGAATCTGTTCCGCGCAACGCCCGCATTGAAACCATCCACACCGAGCGGCTGGAACGGGTGCTTGATAACGGCTATATTTGTGTGGTTGCCGGATTCCAGGGAGTGGACCGGATCGGCAACATTACGACGCTTGGCCGCGGCGGTTCTGATACGACTGCTGTGGCGCTCGCTGCCGCACTTGGTGCAGACAAATGCGAGATTTATACCGATGTGGACGGTGTGTACACGTCCGATCCGCGTTCCGTGACCGGCGCACGCAAACTTGAGCAGATCTCGTATGACGAAATGCTTGAACTTGCCAATCTGGGTGCAGGCGTCCTGCATCCGCGTGCTGTAGAATTTGCGAAAAACAATAAAGTCCCGTTATCCGTCCGAGCCAGCTATTCGGACGAACCGGGCACAATCATACAAGAGGTGATCACTGTGGAGAAAAACTTAATCGTTCGCGGCGTTGCATTTGAACCGGGCATTGCACGGGTAACCGTTTCGTATAAAAAACCGTTCAATGGTTCACTGGCCAATATTTTTACGAAGCTGGCCGAACACCACATTGATGTGGACATCATTGTGCAAAGCATCACGGACGAATTTCCGCCGTCGGTGTCTTTCTCCATCAAAGAAGAAAGCCTCGAAGAAACAAAACGCGTACTGAACGAATTCCAGGAAGACATCCGCTTCTCAGCGGCGAATTACGAAGTCGGCTTATCAAAAGTTTCCATTGTCGGTTCCGGCATGGTTTCCAATCCTGGCGTGGCGGCGCAAATGTTCGACATTCTCCGAGTCCAGGGCATTCCAGTCAAAATGGTCAGTACGTCGGAAATTAAAATTTCCGTCGTCGTACCGGGAACGGATATGAAAGAAGCCGCCAATGCGCTGCACGATGCATTCGGCTTATCGGAATAA
- a CDS encoding succinate dehydrogenase cytochrome b558 subunit, which produces MLENREFLLRRLHSLLGIIPIGLFLTQHLIVNHFATQGESSFNNASHFMANLPFVIFLEIFVIYLPLLYHAFYGLYIAFTSKHNVGKYSYMRNALFTAQRYTGVFLVIFIAWHVFETRFQVAIGNAAEADFNMMENILSNPLMLAFYIVGVLAATFHLANGLWSFLVTWGITQSEKAQRGATYFTLLVFVVLSIIGIRALFAFV; this is translated from the coding sequence ATTTTGGAAAATCGAGAATTTTTATTGCGTAGGTTACACTCTTTACTCGGAATTATTCCGATCGGACTGTTCTTGACGCAGCACTTAATCGTCAACCATTTTGCAACGCAGGGTGAATCGTCATTCAATAATGCGTCTCACTTCATGGCGAATCTTCCATTCGTCATCTTCTTGGAGATTTTCGTTATTTATTTACCGTTGTTGTATCATGCTTTCTACGGTTTATACATAGCGTTTACTTCAAAACACAATGTGGGCAAATACAGCTACATGCGCAATGCATTGTTCACAGCACAACGCTATACAGGGGTTTTCCTTGTGATCTTTATCGCATGGCACGTGTTTGAAACTCGTTTCCAAGTTGCGATCGGCAATGCGGCTGAAGCGGACTTTAACATGATGGAAAACATTTTAAGCAATCCATTAATGTTAGCGTTTTATATTGTCGGTGTTCTAGCGGCAACATTCCACTTGGCTAACGGACTTTGGTCTTTCCTTGTTACTTGGGGAATCACGCAGTCTGAAAAAGCTCAACGCGGCGCAACTTATTTCACGCTTCTAGTGTTTGTTGTGCTTTCAATTATTGGTATCAGAGCTTTATTCGCGTTCGTTTAA
- the sdhA gene encoding succinate dehydrogenase flavoprotein subunit — protein MAKGKLIIVGGGLAGLMAAVKAAEAGSPVDLFSIVPVKRSHSVCAQGGINGAVNTKGEGDSPDIHFDDTVYGGDFLANQRPVKAMADAAPAIIRLFDRMGVMFNRTPEGLLDFRRFGGTMHHRTAFAGATTGQQLLYALDEQVRRHEVSGLVTKYEGWEFLGLVLDDQGVGRGITAQNMTTMEIQAFRADAVIMATGGPGIIFGKSTNSVINTGSAASIVYQQGAYYANGEFIQIHPTAIPGDDKLRLMSESARGEGGRIWTYKDGKPWYFLEEKYPAYGNLVPRDIATREIFDVCVNQKLGINGENMVYLDLSHKDPKELDIKLGGIIEIYEKFTGDDPRKVPMKIFPAVHYSMGGLWVDDHQFTSIPGVLAAGECDYSQHGANRLGANSLLSAVYGGMVAGPNALEYIEGLEVLAEDLPSDIFERAVAEEQRKWEEILALDGTENAYVLHKELGEWMTDNVTVVRYNDRLQATDEKIQELLERFNHISITDTQLWSNQGAMFTRQLKNMLHLARVITLGALNRNESRGAHYKPDFPERNDEEFLKTTMAKFNGYDAPIFSYQDVDVSLIEPRKRDYSAKH, from the coding sequence ATGGCGAAAGGCAAACTTATTATTGTCGGGGGCGGCCTTGCAGGACTGATGGCAGCTGTTAAAGCAGCCGAAGCAGGCTCACCCGTTGATTTATTTTCGATCGTCCCAGTTAAAAGATCCCACTCGGTTTGTGCTCAAGGCGGGATAAACGGGGCTGTAAATACAAAAGGTGAAGGAGATTCACCGGATATTCACTTTGACGATACGGTCTATGGTGGAGACTTCCTAGCGAACCAGCGTCCGGTTAAAGCAATGGCGGATGCTGCACCAGCGATTATCCGTTTGTTTGACCGCATGGGCGTTATGTTCAACCGGACTCCGGAAGGACTTCTTGACTTCCGCCGTTTTGGCGGAACAATGCACCACAGAACAGCTTTCGCAGGCGCGACAACAGGCCAGCAATTGCTTTACGCTCTAGACGAGCAAGTTCGCCGCCACGAAGTGAGCGGATTGGTTACAAAATACGAAGGCTGGGAATTCCTTGGCCTGGTGCTGGATGACCAAGGCGTAGGCCGCGGGATTACTGCACAAAACATGACTACGATGGAAATCCAAGCTTTCCGTGCGGATGCTGTCATTATGGCAACTGGCGGACCGGGGATCATCTTCGGCAAATCAACAAACTCGGTCATCAACACGGGATCTGCAGCTTCCATCGTTTATCAGCAAGGCGCGTATTATGCGAACGGCGAATTCATCCAAATTCACCCGACAGCAATTCCAGGAGACGATAAACTTCGTCTAATGTCCGAATCTGCACGCGGTGAAGGCGGACGTATCTGGACGTATAAAGATGGCAAGCCTTGGTACTTCCTGGAAGAAAAATATCCAGCTTATGGTAACTTAGTGCCTCGTGATATCGCAACACGCGAAATCTTCGATGTCTGTGTTAACCAAAAGCTAGGAATCAACGGCGAAAACATGGTTTATTTGGATCTATCACACAAAGATCCAAAAGAATTGGACATTAAACTAGGCGGCATCATCGAGATTTACGAGAAATTCACAGGTGATGACCCTCGCAAAGTACCGATGAAAATCTTCCCGGCTGTCCACTATTCAATGGGCGGTTTATGGGTTGATGACCATCAGTTCACAAGCATTCCGGGCGTTCTTGCTGCCGGTGAATGTGATTACTCCCAGCACGGTGCAAACCGTCTAGGTGCTAACTCGCTTCTATCTGCTGTTTACGGCGGTATGGTAGCAGGGCCGAACGCATTGGAGTATATCGAAGGCTTAGAAGTTCTTGCAGAAGACCTTCCTTCAGACATTTTCGAACGTGCAGTTGCTGAAGAGCAGCGCAAATGGGAAGAAATCCTTGCTCTTGACGGTACAGAGAATGCGTATGTACTTCACAAAGAGCTTGGCGAATGGATGACGGACAACGTAACCGTTGTTCGCTACAACGATCGACTGCAAGCGACGGATGAAAAAATCCAGGAGCTGCTTGAGCGTTTCAACCACATCAGCATTACCGATACGCAGCTTTGGAGCAACCAAGGCGCTATGTTTACACGTCAGTTGAAAAATATGCTACATTTAGCACGAGTGATCACTCTTGGAGCATTAAACCGCAACGAAAGCCGCGGCGCTCATTACAAGCCTGATTTCCCGGAACGCAACGACGAAGAATTTTTGAAAACAACGATGGCGAAATTTAATGGATACGACGCGCCGATTTTCTCTTATCAAGACGTCGATGTTTCGTTGATTGAGCCTCGTAAACGTGATTACTCAGCGAAACACTAA
- the sdhB gene encoding succinate dehydrogenase iron-sulfur subunit yields MGEAAKTVIFEIERRNSTNEESYMEKFELPYRANMNVISALMEIRRNPVNMEGKKTTPVTWDMNCLEEVCGACSMVINGKARQSCTALVDQLEQPIRLQPMKTFPVVRDLVVDRSRMFDSLKKVKAWIPIDGTHDLGEGPRMPERKRQWAYELSKCMTCGVCLEACPNVNDKSDFIGPAPLSQVRLMNAHPTGAMNKDARLNAIMGEGGLASCGNSQNCVESCPKGIPLTTSIAALNRDTTVQMFRNFFGSDRMVD; encoded by the coding sequence ATGGGTGAAGCAGCAAAAACGGTTATATTTGAAATCGAACGCAGAAACTCCACGAACGAAGAGTCGTACATGGAGAAGTTCGAATTACCATATCGTGCGAACATGAATGTCATTTCGGCATTGATGGAAATTCGCCGGAACCCAGTTAACATGGAAGGGAAAAAAACCACTCCTGTAACATGGGACATGAACTGCCTGGAAGAAGTGTGTGGCGCATGTTCAATGGTCATCAACGGCAAAGCACGCCAGTCGTGTACAGCACTTGTCGATCAATTGGAACAGCCGATCCGCCTTCAGCCGATGAAGACATTCCCTGTAGTCCGCGACTTGGTCGTTGACCGCAGCCGTATGTTCGATTCGTTGAAAAAAGTCAAAGCATGGATTCCGATTGACGGAACTCATGACCTTGGTGAAGGGCCGCGTATGCCTGAACGCAAACGCCAATGGGCTTACGAATTGTCTAAATGTATGACTTGCGGCGTATGCTTGGAAGCATGCCCGAACGTCAACGATAAATCCGATTTCATCGGACCAGCTCCACTTTCACAAGTACGTCTTATGAATGCGCACCCAACAGGCGCCATGAACAAAGACGCCCGCTTGAATGCCATCATGGGCGAAGGCGGATTAGCAAGCTGCGGTAACTCTCAAAACTGTGTTGAATCTTGTCCAAAAGGAATTCCTTTGACAACTTCAATCGCTGCTTTGAACCGCGACACAACTGTTCAAATGTTCCGCAACTTCTTCGGAAGCGACAGAATGGTGGACTAG
- a CDS encoding acyl-CoA thioesterase produces MKAAYIKDFKEWKKGFHFSAPVQVRFSETDMFGHVNNTVPITYFEFARIEYMKELGLMQSWLTGGNELFPVVADIQVDYTQQVYFDEKLEVHVKVESVGNSSIDVHYWVTNEKGETCFTGRGAMVQISKKTGKGHPWTGQEKELFTNKRLISSKN; encoded by the coding sequence ATGAAAGCAGCTTACATCAAGGATTTTAAGGAGTGGAAAAAAGGATTTCATTTTTCAGCGCCGGTTCAGGTCCGTTTCTCGGAAACGGATATGTTTGGGCATGTCAATAACACTGTACCGATTACGTATTTTGAATTTGCACGCATCGAATACATGAAAGAACTGGGCTTGATGCAAAGCTGGCTGACAGGCGGCAATGAGTTGTTCCCGGTTGTGGCGGATATCCAAGTGGATTACACCCAGCAGGTTTATTTCGATGAAAAGCTGGAAGTTCACGTTAAAGTGGAGTCGGTCGGCAATTCTTCAATCGACGTGCATTACTGGGTCACCAATGAAAAAGGGGAGACCTGCTTTACCGGCCGCGGAGCGATGGTGCAGATTTCGAAAAAAACCGGCAAAGGCCATCCGTGGACCGGACAAGAGAAAGAACTTTTCACAAATAAACGCTTAATTTCTTCGAAAAATTAA
- a CDS encoding MarR family winged helix-turn-helix transcriptional regulator codes for MNDNNQTNLHDPERIAFLEKELRYIAGIIKQKGREILNSYTITPPQFVALQWLFEHGDMTIGDLSNKMYLAFSTTTDLVDRMEKNELVVRIREEQDRRVVRIKLLKEGERIIEEVIKKRQDYLENVLADFDGDEVEQLSFLLEKLHNNMK; via the coding sequence ATGAATGATAACAACCAAACGAATCTCCATGATCCGGAACGGATCGCGTTTCTGGAAAAAGAACTTCGGTATATCGCCGGCATCATCAAGCAAAAAGGCCGGGAAATCTTAAATTCCTATACCATTACTCCTCCGCAGTTTGTTGCGTTGCAATGGCTTTTTGAGCATGGGGACATGACCATTGGAGACCTCTCCAATAAAATGTATCTGGCATTCAGTACAACGACGGATCTGGTCGACCGCATGGAAAAGAACGAATTGGTTGTCCGCATCCGTGAAGAGCAGGATCGACGCGTCGTACGCATTAAGCTGTTAAAAGAAGGCGAACGCATCATTGAAGAAGTAATTAAGAAACGCCAGGATTATTTGGAAAATGTTCTCGCTGATTTCGACGGAGACGAAGTGGAGCAATTATCATTCTTGCTTGAGAAACTTCACAACAACATGAAATAG